From Macaca mulatta isolate MMU2019108-1 chromosome 3, T2T-MMU8v2.0, whole genome shotgun sequence, the proteins below share one genomic window:
- the LRRC17 gene encoding leucine-rich repeat-containing protein 17 isoform X3: MRVVTIVILLCFCKAAELRKASSSTVRSRVNHGRAGGGRRGSNPVKRYAPSLPCDVYTYLHEKYLDCQERKLVYVLPGWPQDLLHMLLARNKIRILKNNMFSKFKKLKSLDLQQNEISKIESEAFFGLNKLTTLLLQHNQIKVLTEEVFIYTPLLSYLRLYDNPWHCTCEIETLISMLQIPRNRNLGNYAKCESPQEQKNKKLRQIKSEQLCNEEEKEQLDPKPQVSGRPPVIKPEVDSTFCHNYVFPIQTLDCKRKELKKVPNNIPPDIVKLDLSYNKINQLRPKEFEDVHELKKLNLSSNGIEFIDPSPDTSKFFTDPRKTLSS; this comes from the exons ATGCGTGTGGTTACCATTGTAATCTTGCTCTGCTTTTGCAAAGCTGCTGAGCTGCGCAAAGCAAGCTCAAGCACTGTGAGAAGCCGAGTGAATCATGGCCGGGCGGGTGGAGGCCGGAGAGGCTCCAACCCGGTCAAACGCTATGCACCAAGCCTCCCGTGTGACGTGTACACATATCTCCATGAGAAATACTTAGATtgtcaagaaagaaaattagtttaTGTGCTGCCTGGTTGGCCTCAGGATTTGCTGCACATGCTGCTAGCAAGAAACAAGATCCGCATATTGAAGAACAACATGTTTTCCAAGTTTAAAAAGCTGAAAAGCCTGGATCTGCAGCAGAATGAGATCTCTAAAATTGAGAGTGAGGCGTTCTTTGGTTTAAACAAACTCACCACCCTCTTACTGCAGCACAACCAGATCAAAGTCTTGACGGAGGAAGTGTTCATTTATACACCTCTCTTGAGCTACCTGCGTCTTTATGACAACCCCTGGCACTGTACTTGTGAGATAGAAACGCTTATTTCAATGTTGCAGATTCCCAGGAACCGGAATTTGGGGAACTACGCCAAGTGTGAAAGtccacaagaacaaaaaaataaaaaactacgGCAGATAAAATCTGAACAGTTGtgtaatgaagaagaaaaggaacaatTGGACCCGAAACCCCAAGTGTCAGGGAGACCCCCAGTCATCAAGCCTGAGGTGGACTCGACTTTTTGCCACAATTACGTATTTCCCATACAAACACTGGACTGCAAAAGGAAAG AGTTGAAAAAAGTGCCAAACAACATCCCTCCAGATATTGTTAAACTTGACTTATCATACAATAAAATCAACCAACTTCGACCCAAGGAATTTGAAGATGTTCATGAGCTGAAGAAATTAAACCTCAGCAGCAATGGCATTGAATTCATCGATCCCA GTCCTGATACATCCAAATTCTTCACTGATCCTCGCAAAACACTGTCAAGCTAG
- the LRRC17 gene encoding leucine-rich repeat-containing protein 17 isoform X2, with product MRVVTIVILLCFCKAAELRKASSSTVRSRVNHGRAGGGRRGSNPVKRYAPSLPCDVYTYLHEKYLDCQERKLVYVLPGWPQDLLHMLLARNKIRILKNNMFSKFKKLKSLDLQQNEISKIESEAFFGLNKLTTLLLQHNQIKVLTEEVFIYTPLLSYLRLYDNPWHCTCEIETLISMLQIPRNRNLGNYAKCESPQEQKNKKLRQIKSEQLCNEEEKEQLDPKPQVSGRPPVIKPEVDSTFCHNYVFPIQTLDCKRKELKKVPNNIPPDIVKLDLSYNKINQLRPKEFEDVHELKKLNLSSNGIEFIDPKSQGPQTEGLAEATAEEHKL from the exons ATGCGTGTGGTTACCATTGTAATCTTGCTCTGCTTTTGCAAAGCTGCTGAGCTGCGCAAAGCAAGCTCAAGCACTGTGAGAAGCCGAGTGAATCATGGCCGGGCGGGTGGAGGCCGGAGAGGCTCCAACCCGGTCAAACGCTATGCACCAAGCCTCCCGTGTGACGTGTACACATATCTCCATGAGAAATACTTAGATtgtcaagaaagaaaattagtttaTGTGCTGCCTGGTTGGCCTCAGGATTTGCTGCACATGCTGCTAGCAAGAAACAAGATCCGCATATTGAAGAACAACATGTTTTCCAAGTTTAAAAAGCTGAAAAGCCTGGATCTGCAGCAGAATGAGATCTCTAAAATTGAGAGTGAGGCGTTCTTTGGTTTAAACAAACTCACCACCCTCTTACTGCAGCACAACCAGATCAAAGTCTTGACGGAGGAAGTGTTCATTTATACACCTCTCTTGAGCTACCTGCGTCTTTATGACAACCCCTGGCACTGTACTTGTGAGATAGAAACGCTTATTTCAATGTTGCAGATTCCCAGGAACCGGAATTTGGGGAACTACGCCAAGTGTGAAAGtccacaagaacaaaaaaataaaaaactacgGCAGATAAAATCTGAACAGTTGtgtaatgaagaagaaaaggaacaatTGGACCCGAAACCCCAAGTGTCAGGGAGACCCCCAGTCATCAAGCCTGAGGTGGACTCGACTTTTTGCCACAATTACGTATTTCCCATACAAACACTGGACTGCAAAAGGAAAG AGTTGAAAAAAGTGCCAAACAACATCCCTCCAGATATTGTTAAACTTGACTTATCATACAATAAAATCAACCAACTTCGACCCAAGGAATTTGAAGATGTTCATGAGCTGAAGAAATTAAACCTCAGCAGCAATGGCATTGAATTCATCGATCCCA
- the LRRC17 gene encoding leucine-rich repeat-containing protein 17 isoform X1 has translation MRVVTIVILLCFCKAAELRKASSSTVRSRVNHGRAGGGRRGSNPVKRYAPSLPCDVYTYLHEKYLDCQERKLVYVLPGWPQDLLHMLLARNKIRILKNNMFSKFKKLKSLDLQQNEISKIESEAFFGLNKLTTLLLQHNQIKVLTEEVFIYTPLLSYLRLYDNPWHCTCEIETLISMLQIPRNRNLGNYAKCESPQEQKNKKLRQIKSEQLCNEEEKEQLDPKPQVSGRPPVIKPEVDSTFCHNYVFPIQTLDCKRKELKKVPNNIPPDIVKLDLSYNKINQLRPKEFEDVHELKKLNLSSNGIEFIDPTAFLGLTHLEELDLSNNSLQNFDYGVLEDLYFLKLLWLRDNPWRCDYNIHYLYYWLKHHYNVHFNGLECKTPEEYKGWSVGKYIRSYYEECPKDKLPAYPESFDQDTEDDEWEKKHRDHTAKKQSVIITIVG, from the exons ATGCGTGTGGTTACCATTGTAATCTTGCTCTGCTTTTGCAAAGCTGCTGAGCTGCGCAAAGCAAGCTCAAGCACTGTGAGAAGCCGAGTGAATCATGGCCGGGCGGGTGGAGGCCGGAGAGGCTCCAACCCGGTCAAACGCTATGCACCAAGCCTCCCGTGTGACGTGTACACATATCTCCATGAGAAATACTTAGATtgtcaagaaagaaaattagtttaTGTGCTGCCTGGTTGGCCTCAGGATTTGCTGCACATGCTGCTAGCAAGAAACAAGATCCGCATATTGAAGAACAACATGTTTTCCAAGTTTAAAAAGCTGAAAAGCCTGGATCTGCAGCAGAATGAGATCTCTAAAATTGAGAGTGAGGCGTTCTTTGGTTTAAACAAACTCACCACCCTCTTACTGCAGCACAACCAGATCAAAGTCTTGACGGAGGAAGTGTTCATTTATACACCTCTCTTGAGCTACCTGCGTCTTTATGACAACCCCTGGCACTGTACTTGTGAGATAGAAACGCTTATTTCAATGTTGCAGATTCCCAGGAACCGGAATTTGGGGAACTACGCCAAGTGTGAAAGtccacaagaacaaaaaaataaaaaactacgGCAGATAAAATCTGAACAGTTGtgtaatgaagaagaaaaggaacaatTGGACCCGAAACCCCAAGTGTCAGGGAGACCCCCAGTCATCAAGCCTGAGGTGGACTCGACTTTTTGCCACAATTACGTATTTCCCATACAAACACTGGACTGCAAAAGGAAAG AGTTGAAAAAAGTGCCAAACAACATCCCTCCAGATATTGTTAAACTTGACTTATCATACAATAAAATCAACCAACTTCGACCCAAGGAATTTGAAGATGTTCATGAGCTGAAGAAATTAAACCTCAGCAGCAATGGCATTGAATTCATCGATCCCA CTGCTTTTTTAGGGCTCACACATTTAGAAGAATTAGATTTATCAAACAACAGTCTGCAAAACTTTGACTATGGTGTATTAGAAGACTTGTATTTTTTGAAACTCTTGTGGCTCAGAGATAACCCTTGGAGATGTGACTACAACATTCACTACCTCTACTACTGGTTAAAGCACCACTACAATGTCCATTTTAATGGCCTGGAATGCAAAACGCCTGAAGAATACAAAGGGTGGTCTGTGGGAAAATATATTAGAAGTTACTATGAAGAATGCCCCAAAGACAAGTTACCAGCATATCCTGAGTCATTTGACCAGGACACAGAAGAtgatgaatgggaaaaaaaacatAGAGATCACACCGCAAAGAAGCAAAGCGTAATAATTACTATAGTGGGATAA